In the genome of Brachypodium distachyon strain Bd21 chromosome 3, Brachypodium_distachyon_v3.0, whole genome shotgun sequence, the window TAGGGGTCGGCCCAGTACTGGTACGTGCCCGCAGGCGGGATGGCGCCCGCCTGGAACCACGGGATCGCCGTCTCCGGCGGGACAAGCCCGACCTTGCCCAAGGCCTCCGGTGCGATCATGCCCACCACGCCCATCATCGCCGTCCGCCCGTTGAAGACCTCGCCGTAGGCCAGCCACTTGGGCTCGATGAACCCGCCGGTGCCCTCCGGGTCCGACAGGCCCAGCGGGTCGAAGCCGAAGTCACCCGGCAGTCTGCACACCATTAATACTTTCTTGATCAGATTCTCAATCAATTCTCTTTGCCACCCTGCCAATATTCCAATGAATACATATTGTGCTCCGGTGCAAGACTTACGTTCCATCAAGGTAGCTCAGGGACTGCTTGGACGCGAACCACAGCTGCCTGTTATCATTTTGCTGAAAGAGAAAACAGcttgctaattaattaatctcaTATTATCACATCAGGAAACAAAAAGTGTACATAGCTGGAGATGAACACATATATACCTTGGCAGGGGGGCTGGACTCTGCCCTGACGATGAAGGGGGACTTCCTGGAGGAAGACGACCTGGAGAAGGAGGACTGCAGGGGCCTCCCCAGCAGCTGCCTCCCAGATAGAAGACCCTGAGCCGCCATTGTTCCTGCAAGCTCCTCCTCTAGCTCCTGCTTTCGGGGAGATGAGGAAAGTGCAGTGTGTGGTGAGATGAAAGTGTGTGCTCTGAAACCGTTCACTGCTAGAAAAGGAGAGAGGTACAAGGCTTGTGGCTGGGCGGGAGTGGGGCCGGGGAAATCTAATTCAGGTGTGAGATGGCAGCTGAGTGGATGAGGGCATCTGTGGACCCAGTAGAAGcacgccacgtggcaggtTTGGTGAGATAAGGGGGGTTGCCACCTGGCCTCCCAGCATTCCCTTGGctgagattttcttttttgccttCTGTCCAGGCTTGTGGACAGGACAACAGCACATCTcacaggagaaaaaaaaggcttgTGGACATCACAGGTTGGTGTTGTTTTTTGTGTCTAAAATCTCCATTTCTTGTGATGGAACTAGATATTGGATATCATGGTTGCCCACATGAGCCTATCATATTGCATGCCATCTTGCAGGTTAACAATACAGATGGGCTTTGGATAGGGGAGGATTTCTGGGACTATCTCCTCATAATATCCATCACCACCCCAACCCACCACCCTCTGAATTAAATACCCACTTAAAAGAACTTAAAGGATCCAGTTAACAGACATACTTTGGCAGTTAACAGTCGGCACGATAATAAGAGGCCAAAGTGAGTGAATTTCAATAAGGTAAAAGCAATACAATTTTTAACATAACGTATATGTCAAGATATGCTTGAGGGCTCTGCCACTGAACTGCAAGTCCACAGTTTTACATTCTGAcgaaaacaaataaacatgCAAACAATTTGTACCTTATGTTCTACAGGTAACACATTTGATCTGCCAAAAAGGGAGCAGAGTGTGTCTGCCAACACTATATTGAAACTGAAGTCAGTAAGCTCTATCCAGTTCAGAGGCAGATGTGCTTGTTTTACATAACAGTTGGGCATTCTTAAGATAAGCACCCGCTCTCATTTACCTGATAAACAAAAGGTCAGTCAGTTATTTAAGAAAACACTGTTTACTAATCAGAACCAAATTTGCTATGCTTAGATATGTTCTTTAATCAGACTCCATTTCAAGACCGTAAATACATGTTTCTGAATACAGTGAGAACTGGGTGTCCACCAGTTGGCTAGAGGCGCACACTCATGGTGTCTGACAAGCCTCGTCACCCGCTTTGAAGACATGAGCCTCCTAATTTCCTCTTAGAAACTCTTACGGATGATGTAACTGTGTTTGAAAATGAATAAAAAGGGCTGCCTAATGGTTGTCTCTCCTTACAGGAAAAGGCCACAGGGGCTAGTCCctgcttaaaaaaaattatgtttctGAATACAACAGATTAACACAAAAACATTATGGAAGTGTGTGCCGACGTGTGGTTAGCGCTATAAAACTTTCACCAGTAATATATGAGGAAGTATATCGAGTGGACATGTAAAAATAATGTAATATAATATCATTTGTATGTATTacaatatatttttatgtCATATATGTCATTTTACTAGTAACTTTGTAGGCATATTAAGTCAACTCATAGTCAAAGTCATGTCTTGGAGACTTTAAAAAGTCAAGCATGccttatatttaggaatggagggagtaaatttTTTGGTCTATCTGCAGTTTGTTTGAGGGTTATGAAGGACGAGGTATCACATGGTTTCTAAGAGAGCAAGATTCTGTTTGGTCATGAAGCTCTAATATATAGGATTTTGATGTTCATGCAGCATTAGAAGGTCTTACTGAAAATTGAGTGGTGGCAATGGTTCACAGAAAGCTGCTAAAGGAAGTAGGACCTGAAAGTCCTATCAGCCTCCTTATTGCCGCGTTTGAATTGCAGATCAATATGCTGTGTCAGTTTGTTGCTTGTGATCTGGTTTTGGTAGGGGGTTTCCTTTATCATAATAGTTTAGCTTGCTTTAGTAACCTGACCTCAGTGCAGCCTCTCGGCAGCTTTCTGACTGTATTTCAAGATTGATGGCTAAGCTGGAGTCCACAGTTTGTAATTGTACTTTGGTACATTTCCAAAACCTGGGTCATATTATGTCATAGTTACCAGATTCGCGGTTCTCTCGATTCATGATTCAGGTTCGCAATTTGACAACCTGGATGAATCAAGTTCGAGGAGGGATATGCATGTCTGGTTCGCGAATCCGGTTACCAATTCGTGTATCCAACTACCTAATATGACATTATGGCCTAGTACGTTTCCTTTTATCTTTCGGTGAGTGTGCAGGGGATAACTCTCAGCTTGGCGGAATGGTGACTCTCACGAAGCGGCTACCAGCTGAACTGACAGGCTAAACAATCGCTGAACTAACACCCCTCGACGTTATCAGCTTGGCAAGAACCAATCTGACCTGACAACGAAGGTCTTTTCCTACAAGCAGTTGAGAATAACTTGCAAGAACAAGGTACGAGCAATTCTGAAGACTTCAGATTTATATTAAACACAATATGTGCGGTTACATATAGGAGATCTACCTGTTGGTTTAGTCAACACAAGTGCAGATCACAAGCATTAGTTTCACTAAAAACTCTAAACTGAACTAAACATAACCCAAGTTCTAATATGGAGGTACCcttccttttatagccaaaaTGGCTGCTAGGTCGGTTTGCTACAGTGTCGTGGTGCTAGAATGTAGCTGGCACTAAGTACATATAATTACTATTGAAAAGTAGGTTGTTTCATGTATATGGACAGTCAACAAAGGTAGACATTTAGTCAAAATAGTGGCTAGCAGTTTTTCCACTTGCAGCACCTTGATTTCTTATCACATTCACATtgtgttttcttcttgtgTAAGATTTGTGAATGACTGGTCTATTTTCAGATTGAAGTTGAGTTGAAGCAGTAGGAGCTGTGGCTGCATCGGAAGTGGTCATGTCCTCATCATTCTCCATTCTTGAATTGAAGTCGTCCTCGACTCAAGCTCCTCTTCGGCTCCCACGCATGGGTTTAAATCTGAAGGTGGAGCTAAAGAGGAGCTTGAGTCGACGACTACTTCaattcaagaaggggaggatgacGAGGACATGACCACTTCCGATGCCGTCACACCTCCTACTACTTCAACTCAACTCCGAAGATAGACTAGTCATTCACAAATTTTACACAAGAGAACACAATGTGAATGTGATAAGAAATCAAGGTGCTGCAAATAAAAAAGCTGCCGGCCACTATTTTTTGACTAAATGTCCACTTTTGTTGATTGTCCATATACGTGGAACAACCTTCTTTTCAATAGTAATTCTATCAGCTGGTGCCAGCTGCACTGTAGCAGCACAACACTGTAGCAAACCGACCTAGCAACAGCCATTTTAGCTTAAAAGGAGGGGTACCTCCATATTTAGGACTTGGGTTATGTTTAGTTCAGTTTAGAGTTCGTACTGAAACTGCTGCTTGTGATCTGCTCTTGTGTTGACAACACCAACAGCTAGATCTCCTATATGTAACTCCACATATTGTGCTTAATATAAATCTACAGTCTTCAGAATTACTCATACCATGTTCTTGCCAATTATTCTCAACTGCTTGCAGTAatagaccttcgtggtcaggtgaGATTGGTTCTTGCAAGTTGATAACATCGAGGGGTGTTGGTTCGGCGATTGTTTGGCCTGTCAGTTCAGCCGGTAGCTGCTTCATGAGAGTCGCCATTCCGCCAAGTTGAGAGTTATCACGTGCAGACTCACCGAAAGATCAAGGAACACGTAATAGGACTCCTAAACCAACGTGGATGGTCCGGtgctagaaacgagagcttgTCTtggtacaaaagaaaaaaaaatgtgagcTACGTataggaatggagggagtactttactCACGAAGTAATGGCAAAAAAAGGAGGAATAAATAGT includes:
- the LOC100835853 gene encoding chlorophyll a-b binding protein 8, chloroplastic, with amino-acid sequence MAAQGLLSGRQLLGRPLQSSFSRSSSSRKSPFIVRAESSPPAKQNDNRQLWFASKQSLSYLDGTLPGDFGFDPLGLSDPEGTGGFIEPKWLAYGEVFNGRTAMMGVVGMIAPEALGKVGLVPPETAIPWFQAGAIPPAGTYQYWADPYTLFVFEMALIGFAEHRRLQDWYNPGSMGKQYFLGLEKFLGGSGDPAYPGGPIFNPLGFGTKSDKELAELKLKEIKNGRLAMLAFLGMSIQAIFTGVGPFQNLLDHLSDPVNNNILTSLKFH